The following proteins are co-located in the Rhea pennata isolate bPtePen1 chromosome 2, bPtePen1.pri, whole genome shotgun sequence genome:
- the CATSPERD gene encoding cation channel sperm-associated auxiliary subunit delta, translating into MAPAPRPARAGLWLWLCLVGGGGCLHCSNERLAYSIAFAKEAPAARCTHVSYSRTKPVLLQHPCHQYNPWDKQKISVYLGKDVFVSTTTFEASLSPLCIPKELEAKAAAVSAIAFVHTDRVSMVINGRVYLYLESPDGWVVSAGVSLPVSELSNVHCCYTGEDSQCKALSSTLFAYDTGRSVSDSHIFLSKDGGYTFTRVQMSTGERGVLLGVYNFISFGLTGLLINRTEEDETGKAAGAYFRYLGTENNRVSNHSSAVFHLLRKGPAKLWSIHSLGLRGFIILWTTDILLISSNNGLIMDEVTVMPTKKFQNTTFSNSGFSLVSVSGSEIAVLTQNKQIFYGSISLVTTVVYIATDSSIDLNTTVMLFEERGWLTLLSPVISNFSQLYDFKKCKFNLQLAIWRSQQSCDVEILEGDFENKIYYIDMHENLTLNATFVPKPGKTSIPMVTVSNPHVLAFSAKISEIGFTYDGNTKYLLHIGLQQQYFSGFAELDFCDSLLDGEISTVTVDIPDKGIGCIDVAPLTALVAVSCPPTKHIRLFKNITACDKGLLQEAVLKKNFSYAISYEIYDPQFLARPNIQQDNLEIKYDFKNLGCPLLVYYKNPWVPILELWENGAFQKRVSAEFVMFEINGMHNYDYLLTANDANCFSQPQNWTALLKEQESPDPHTAWTRRNYMSCKDRNGPELKWPSVKYQVLGGGKNKIIFPPYNGLYVFKAIIVDTFYSYCDLSITFSIYVYGAFPRSYISFQATLIGLLILILLLILTGYFLPHLSLKKNHPKVKVF; encoded by the coding sequence ATGGCGCCGGCGCCTCGGCCCGCGCGGGCcgggctgtggctgtggctctGCCTggtgggcggcggcggctgcttGCACTGCAGCAACGAGCGGCTGGCGTACTCGATCGCCTTCGCCAAGGAGGCGCCGGCGGCGAGATGCACCCACGTGAGCTACAGCCGCACCAAGCCCGTCCTCCTGCAGCACCCCTGCCACCAGTACAACCCCTGGGACAAGCAGAAGATATCCGTGTACCTGGGGAAGGACGTGTTCGTCAGCACGACCACCTTCGAGGCCAGCCTCTCCCCGCTCTGCATCCCGAAAGAGCTTGAGGCCAAAGCAGCTGCCGTCAGCGCCATCGCCTTCGTGCACACGGACAGAGTTTCAATGGTGATCAACGGCCGTGTCTACCTGTACTTAGAGAGCCCCGACGGATGGGTCGTGTCAGCAGGGGTCAGCTTGCCCGTGTCCGAGCTCTCCAACGTCCACTGCTGCTACACAGGAGAGGACTCCCAGTGCAAGGCGCTCAGCTCGACCCTTTTCGCTTACGACACGGGGCGCTCAGTCTCCGACAGCCACATCTTCCTTTCGAAGGACGGAGGTTACACGTTCACCCGCGTTCAGATGAGCACGGGAGAGCGAGGCGTGCTGCTTGGTGTCTACAATTTCATCTCTTTTGGCCTGACTGGCCTGCTTATCAACAGAACCGAAGAGGATGAGACAGGCAAGGCAGCAGGGGCTTATTTCAGATACCTCGGTACTGAAAACAACCGTGTGTCCAACCATAGCTCTGCAGTCTTCCATCTGCTGCGCAAAGGCCCTGCTAAACTTTGGAGCATCCACAGTCTTGGCTTGAGGGGTTTCATCATTCTCTGGACAACAGACATTTTGCTGATATCCTCCAACAATGGTTTGATTATGGATGAAGTGACTGTCATGCCCACAAAGAAGTTTCAAAACACTACCTTCTCCAACAGCGGTTTCTCCCTTGTGAGCGTCAGTGGGTCTGAGATTGCAGTCTTGACCCAGAACAAGCAAATCTTCTATGGCAGCATCAGCCTGGTCACCACTGTGGTGTATATTGCCACAGATAGTAGCATAGATTTGAACACCACGGTGATGTTGTTTGAAGAAAGAGGGTGGCTGACCTTGCTCAGCCCTGTGATTAGCAATTTTTCTCAATTGTATGACTTCAAGAAATGCAAATTCAACTTGCAGTTAGCAATCTGGAGATCTCAGCAGTCCTGCGATGTGGAGATTCTTGAAGGAGATTTCGAAAACAAGATCTATTACATTGACATGCATGAGAACCTGACTTTGAATGCCACATTTGTGCCCAAGCCAGGCAAAACGTCCATTCCCATGGTGACGGTGAGCAACCCCCATGTGCTGGCCTTCAGTGCAAAGATATCAGAGATAGGATTTACATATGATGGTAACACCAAATATCTTTTGCACATAGGTCTGCAGCAGCAGTATTTCTCTGGCTTTGCAGAGCTTGATTTCTGTGACAGCTTACTTGATGGGGAGATATCTACTGTCACTGTGGACATCCCTGACAAAGGCATTGGCTGTATTGATGTGGCTCCTTTGACTGCACTTGTTGCAGTGTCCTGTCCACCTACAAAGCATattagactttttaaaaatataacagcATGTGATAAAGGCCTCCTTCAGGAAGCAgtactgaaaaagaattttagttATGCAATTAGCTATGAAATATATGACCCACAGTTTCTTGCCAGGCCAAACATACAGCAAGACAATCTAGAGATCAAATATGATTTTAAGAATCTGGGATGTCCTCTTCTGGTGTATTACAAAAACCCTTGGGTGCCAATTCTTGAGTTATGGGAAAATGGTGCATTTCAGAAGCGCGTCTCTGCTGAATTTGTTatgtttgaaataaatggaatgCATAACTACGATTATCTTTTGACTGCTAATGATGCCAATTGTTTCTCCCAACCTCAAAATTGGACTGCTTTGCTAAAAGAGCAGGAGTCTCCAGACCCACATACTGCGTGGACCAGAAGAAACTATATGAGCTGTAAGGACAGGAATGGACCTGAATTAAAGTGGCCCTCAGTCAAGTATCAAGTTCTTGGTGGAGGCAAAAATAAGATCATTTTCCCTCCATATAATGgtctgtatgtttttaaagccATTATAGTGGATACATTTTACAGTTACTGTGATTTATCCATTACCTTCTCAATTTATGTCTATGGTGCCTTTCCTAGGAGCTACATAAGTTTTCAGGCCACGCTTATAGGccttctgattttaattttacttttaattttgaCAGGCTACTTCCTACCTCATTTatcactcaaaaaaaatcatccaaaaGTTAAAGTATTTTGA